In the genome of Lagopus muta isolate bLagMut1 chromosome 21, bLagMut1 primary, whole genome shotgun sequence, one region contains:
- the DISP3 gene encoding protein dispatched homolog 3 isoform X4, translating into MDTEDDPLLQDAWLDEEDEEVAFSSRKRREGALLCGKSSCKVRPLRVTLPVSGFWNIVGWIFTNPYCAGFILFLGCAIPAVLAVVMFLHYPALDIDISYNAFEIRNHESSQRFDALALALKSQFGSWGRNRRDLADFTSETLQRLIFEQLQQLHLNASHLQVSTRAKRSAPQGRTRSLEPRAHPHPGNETSRVTRGAPRWDYSNTYISANTQAHAHWRIELIFLARGDSENNIFTTERLVTIHEVERKIMDHPRFREFCWKPHEVLKDLPLGSYSYCSPPSSLMTYFFPTERGGKIYYDGMGQDLADIQGSLELAMTHPEFYWYVDEGLSAENKKSSLLRSEILFGAPLPNYYSVEDRWEEQRHKFQNFVVTYVAMLAKQSTSKVQVLYGGTDLFDYEVRRTFNNDMLLAFISSSCIAVLVYILTSCSVFLSFFGIASIGLSCLVALFLYHVVFGIQYLGILNGVAAFVIVGIGVDDVFVFINTYRQATHLKDLRLRMIHTIQTAGKATFFTSLTTAAAYAANIFSQIPAVHDFGLFMSLIVSCCWVAVLFTMPAALGIWTLYVSPLESSCQTSCSQKCTKKSALHLAEDLFVASEGTSRAGRETLPYLDDDIPLLSVEEEPVSLEMGDVPLVSVMPENLQLPVEKSNRGHLIAHLQELLEHWVLWSAVKSRWVIVGLFLLVLLLSIFFASRLRPASRAPVLFRPDTNIQVLLDLKYNLSAEGISCITCSGLFQEKPHSLQNNFRTSLEKKKRGSGSPWGSKGSITDTGQQDLQGTVYISKSRSKGRPAIYRFSLNASIPAPWQMVSPGDGEVPSFQVYRVPFGNFTRKLTACVSTVGLLKQTSPRKWMMTTLSCDSKRGWKFDFSFYVAAKEQQRTRKLYFAQSHKPPYHGRVCVAPPGCLLSSSPDGPTKGILYVPSEKAAPKARLSATSGFNPCMNTGCGKPAVRPLVDTGAMVFVVFGIRGVNRTKHSDNHVIADMGSVIYDDSFDLFKEIGNLCRLCKAIASNTELVKPGGAQCLPSGYSISSFLQMLHPECKNIPEPNLLPGQLSHGAVGVKDGKVQWISMAFESTTYKGKSSFQTYADYLKWETFLQQQLQLFPEGSALRHGFQTCEHWKQIFMEIIGVQSALYGLILSLVICVAAVAVFTTHILLLLPVLLSILGVVCLVVTIMYWSGWEMGAVEAISLSILVGSSVDYCVHLVEGYLLAGENLPLHHAEDPTACRQWRTIEAIRHVGVAIVSSAVTTVIATVPLFFCIIAPFAKFGKIVALNTAVSILYTLTVSTALLSIMGPGTFTRSRTSCLKAVAGVLLAGLLGLCICLALLKGGFKIPLPNGTAL; encoded by the exons ATGGACACAGAGGATGACCCCTTGTTGCAGGACGCCTGGCTGGATGAGGAGGACGAAGAGGTTGCCTTCAGCTCAAGGAAGAGGCGGGAGGGTGCTCTGTTGTGTGGCAAAAGCTCCTGCAAGGTCAGGCCTCTGCGTGTCACGCTGCCAGTCAGTGGCTTCTGGAATATCGTAGGCTGGATATTTACCAACCCATACTGCGCTGGCTTCATCCTTTTCCTGGGCTGTGCCATCCCTGCTGTGCTCGCTGTTGTCATGTTCCTCCACTACCCAGCGCTGGACATTGATATCTCCTACAACGCCTTTGAGATCCGTAACCACGAGTCCTCGCAGCGCTTCGACGCGCTCGCCTTGGCCCTCAAGTCCCAGTTTGGGTCGTGGGGGAGGAACCGCCGTGACCTGGCTGACTTCACCTCCGAAACCCTGCAGAGGCTCATCTTTGAGCAGCTCCAACAGCTGCACCTCAACGCTTCCCACCTGCAGGTCAGCACACGGGCCAAGCGCAGTGCCCCGCAGGGCAGGACTCGCTCCCTTGAGCCCCGTGCCCATCCACACCCAGGCAACGAGACGTCCCGTGTCACGAGGGGAGCCCCACGCTGGGACTACTCCAACACTTACATCAGTGCCAACACGCAGGCGCACGCGCATTGGCGCATTGAGCTCATCTTTCTGGCCCGGGGGGACTCTGAGAACAACATCTTCACCACGGAGCGCCTGGTTACCATCCATGAGGTTGAACGTAAGATCATGGATCACCCTCGCTTCCGGGAGTTCTGCTGGAAGCCCCACGAGGTCCTGAAGGACCTGCCCTTGGGCTCCTACTCCTACTgttcccctcccagctccctcatgACTTACTTCTTTCCCAcggagagaggagggaagatttacTACGATGGTATGGGACAAGACCTTGCTGATATCCAAG GGTCCTTGGAGCTGGCCATGACCCACCCCGAGTTCTACTGGTATGTAGATGAGGGTTTGTCTGCTGAGAACAAGAAGAGCTCCCTGCTGCGGAGCGAGATCCTCTTTGGGGCACCACTGCCCAACTATTACTCAGTGGAGGATCGCTGGGAGGAGCAGCGCCACAAGTTCCAGAACTTTGTCGTCACCTACGTGGCCATGCTGGCCAAGCAGTCCACAAG CAAAGTCCAGGTGCTGTATGGAGGGACGGATTTGTTTGACTATGAAGTGAGGAGGACATTCAACAACGACATGTTGCTGGCCTTCATCAGCAGTAGCTGCATAGCTGTCCTGGTTTACATCCTTACCTCCTGCTCAG tgTTCCTGTCATTCTTTGGCATCGCCAGTATTGGACTGAGCTGTCTGGTGGCTCTGTTCCTGTACCACGTCGTTTTTGGGATCCAGTACTTGGGCATACTCAATGGTGTGGCTGCCTTTGTCATTGTGGGGATTG gGGTTGATGATGTCTTTGTGTTCATCAACACCTACCGCCAAGCCACCCACCTCAAAGACCTGCGGCTGCGCATGATCCACACAATCCAGACAGCAGGGAAGGCCACCTTCTTCACTTCCCTGACCACAGCTGCAGCTTATGCTGCCAACATCTTCTCTCAG ATCCCAGCTGTGCATGATTTTGGACTCTTCATGTCGCTGATTgtgtcctgctgctgggtggCTGTGCTCTTTACCATGCCAGCTGCTCTCGGAATATGGACTCTTTATGTGTCCCCACTAGAGAGCTCCTGCCAAACCAG CTGCAGTCAGAAGTGCACCAAGAAGAGTGCTTTGCACCTGGCTGAGGATCTCTTCGTTGCCTCAGAGGGCACCTCCAGAGCAGGCCGAGAGACGCTGCCCTACCTCGATGATGACATCCCACTGCTCAGTGTGGAGGAGGAGCCTG TCTCCCTGGAAATGGGGGATGTTCCCTTGGTATCTGTGATGCCAGAAAATCTGCAGCTGCCTGTGGAGAAGAGCAACCGAGGTCATCTGATAGCTCATCTCCAGGAGCTTCTGGAGCACTGGGTGCTGTGGTCTGCAGTGAAGAGCAGATGGGTGATTGTGG GGCTCTTTCTCCTCGTTTTGCTCCTGTCCATTTTCTTTGCCAGTCGCCTCCGTCCAGCTAGCCGTGCTCCAGTCCTGTTCCGGCCAGACACCAACATCCAGGTGCTGCTAGACCTGAAATACAACCTGAGTGCTGAAGGCATCTCCTGCATTACCTGCTCAG GTTTGTTTCAGGAAAAGCCCCACAGTTTGCAGAACAACTTCCGAACATccttggagaaaaagaagagaggctCTGGATCACCCTGGGGAAGTAAAGGGAGCATAACTGATACAGGGCAGCAAG atctgcagGGGACTGTGTATATCTCCAAGTCCAGAAGCAAAGGAAGGCCAGCCATCTACAGATTCTCTCTCAATGCCAGCATCCCTGCCCCCTGGCAGATGGTGTCACCGGGAGATGGAGAGGTGCCTTCATTCCAG GTGTATAGAGTGCCTTTCGGTAACTTCACCAGGAAGCTGACAGCTTGTGTGTCCACAGTAGGGCTGCTTAAGCAGACGAGCCCCAGGAAGTGGATGATGACTACCTTGTCCTGTGATAGCAAGAGAGGCTGGAAGTTCGACTTCAGTTTCTACGTGGCCGCCAAGGAGCAGCAGCGAACACG GAAGCTGTATTTTGCCCAATCACACAAGCCTCCTTACCATGGCCGAGTGTGTGTGGCACCTCCTGGTTGTCtcctcagctccagcccagATGGACCCACCAAAGGCATCCTTTATGTTCCCAGTGAGAAAG CAGCACCCAAAGCAAGGCTCTCGGCGACTTCTGGGTTTAATCCTTGCATGAACACGGGCTGCGGGAAGCCAGCAGTGCGACCACTGGTGGACACGGGCGCCATGGTGTTCGTCGTCTTTGGCATCCGAGGGGTGAATCGTACCAAGCACTCGGACAACCACGTCATCGCAGACATG GGCAGCGTTATCTACGATGACAGCTTCGACCTCTTCAAAGAGATTGGCAACCTGTGTCGCCTCTGCAAAGCCATCGCCAGCAACACTGAGCTTGTGAAGCCAGGAGGGGCTCAGTGCCTGCCCTCGG gTTATAGCATCTCCTCCTTTCTGCAGATGTTGCACCCTGAGTGCAAGAACATCCCTGAGCCGAACCTGCTGCCTGGACAGCTCTCTCACGGGGCAGTGGGAGTGAAGGATGGGAAGGTGCAGTGGATCTCCATGGCATTTGAATCA ACAACCTACAAAGGGAAATCTTCCTTCCAGACGTATGCGGATTATCTGAAATGGGAGacattcctgcagcagcaactCCAGCTCTTCCCAGAGGGTTCTGCTCTCCGTCATGGTTTCCAGACCTGTGAGCACTGGAAGCAGATCTTCATGGAGATTATAG GAGTGCAGAGTGCCCTGTATGGTCTCATCCTTTCGCTGGTTATTTGTGTGGCTGCAGTGGCAGTGTTCACCACTcacatcctcctcctgctgccagtgctgctcagcattttAG GTGTGGTCTGCCTGGTGGTGACCATCATGTACTGGTCTGGCTGGGAAATGGGGGCTGTGGAAGCCATTTCTCTGTCCATCCTCGTTGGCTCTTCTGTCGATTACTGCGTGCACTTGGTGGAGGGCTACCTGCTGGCAGGGGAAAACCTGCCGCTGCACCACGCAGAG GACCCCACAGCCTGCCGCCAGTGGAGGACGATTGAAGCTATCCGTCACGTGGGCGTAGCAATTGTCTCGAGTGCTGTCACCACCGTGATTGCCACCGTCCCGCTCTTCTTCTGCATCATTGCCCCTTTCGCCAAGTTTGGGAAGATTGTGGCCCTCAACACGGCAGTCTCCATCCTGTACACGCTGActgtgagcacagccctgctgagcatCATGGGGCCCGGCACCTTCACCCGGAGCAGGACTTCCTGCCTCAAGGCTGTGGCAGGGGTGCTTCTCGCTGGCCTGCTGGGTCTATGCATCTGCCTTGCCCTGCTAAAGGGTGGATTTAAGATCCCTCTCCCTAATGGGACAGCCCTGTAG
- the DISP3 gene encoding protein dispatched homolog 3 isoform X3: protein MAVWVLDMDTEDDPLLQDAWLDEEDEEVAFSSRKRREGALLCGKSSCKVRPLRVTLPVSGFWNIVGWIFTNPYCAGFILFLGCAIPAVLAVVMFLHYPALDIDISYNAFEIRNHESSQRFDALALALKSQFGSWGRNRRDLADFTSETLQRLIFEQLQQLHLNASHLQVSTRAKRSAPQGRTRSLEPRAHPHPGNETSRVTRGAPRWDYSNTYISANTQAHAHWRIELIFLARGDSENNIFTTERLVTIHEVERKIMDHPRFREFCWKPHEVLKDLPLGSYSYCSPPSSLMTYFFPTERGGKIYYDGMGQDLADIQGSLELAMTHPEFYWYVDEGLSAENKKSSLLRSEILFGAPLPNYYSVEDRWEEQRHKFQNFVVTYVAMLAKQSTSKVQVLYGGTDLFDYEVRRTFNNDMLLAFISSSCIAVLVYILTSCSVFLSFFGIASIGLSCLVALFLYHVVFGIQYLGILNGVAAFVIVGIGVDDVFVFINTYRQATHLKDLRLRMIHTIQTAGKATFFTSLTTAAAYAANIFSQIPAVHDFGLFMSLIVSCCWVAVLFTMPAALGIWTLYVSPLESSCQTSCSQKCTKKSALHLAEDLFVASEGTSRAGRETLPYLDDDIPLLSVEEEPVSLEMGDVPLVSVMPENLQLPVEKSNRGHLIAHLQELLEHWVLWSAVKSRWVIVGLFLLVLLLSIFFASRLRPASRAPVLFRPDTNIQVLLDLKYNLSAEGISCITCSGLFQEKPHSLQNNFRTSLEKKKRGSGSPWGSKGSITDTGQQDLQGTVYISKSRSKGRPAIYRFSLNASIPAPWQMVSPGDGEVPSFQVYRVPFGNFTRKLTACVSTVGLLKQTSPRKWMMTTLSCDSKRGWKFDFSFYVAAKEQQRTRKLYFAQSHKPPYHGRVCVAPPGCLLSSSPDGPTKGILYVPSEKAAPKARLSATSGFNPCMNTGCGKPAVRPLVDTGAMVFVVFGIRGVNRTKHSDNHVIADMGSVIYDDSFDLFKEIGNLCRLCKAIASNTELVKPGGAQCLPSGYSISSFLQMLHPECKNIPEPNLLPGQLSHGAVGVKDGKVQWISMAFESTTYKGKSSFQTYADYLKWETFLQQQLQLFPEGSALRHGFQTCEHWKQIFMEIIGVQSALYGLILSLVICVAAVAVFTTHILLLLPVLLSILGVVCLVVTIMYWSGWEMGAVEAISLSILVGSSVDYCVHLVEGYLLAGENLPLHHAEDPTACRQWRTIEAIRHVGVAIVSSAVTTVIATVPLFFCIIAPFAKFGKIVALNTAVSILYTLTVSTALLSIMGPGTFTRSRTSCLKAVAGVLLAGLLGLCICLALLKGGFKIPLPNGTAL, encoded by the exons ATGGCCGTGTGG GTGCTGGACATGGACACAGAGGATGACCCCTTGTTGCAGGACGCCTGGCTGGATGAGGAGGACGAAGAGGTTGCCTTCAGCTCAAGGAAGAGGCGGGAGGGTGCTCTGTTGTGTGGCAAAAGCTCCTGCAAGGTCAGGCCTCTGCGTGTCACGCTGCCAGTCAGTGGCTTCTGGAATATCGTAGGCTGGATATTTACCAACCCATACTGCGCTGGCTTCATCCTTTTCCTGGGCTGTGCCATCCCTGCTGTGCTCGCTGTTGTCATGTTCCTCCACTACCCAGCGCTGGACATTGATATCTCCTACAACGCCTTTGAGATCCGTAACCACGAGTCCTCGCAGCGCTTCGACGCGCTCGCCTTGGCCCTCAAGTCCCAGTTTGGGTCGTGGGGGAGGAACCGCCGTGACCTGGCTGACTTCACCTCCGAAACCCTGCAGAGGCTCATCTTTGAGCAGCTCCAACAGCTGCACCTCAACGCTTCCCACCTGCAGGTCAGCACACGGGCCAAGCGCAGTGCCCCGCAGGGCAGGACTCGCTCCCTTGAGCCCCGTGCCCATCCACACCCAGGCAACGAGACGTCCCGTGTCACGAGGGGAGCCCCACGCTGGGACTACTCCAACACTTACATCAGTGCCAACACGCAGGCGCACGCGCATTGGCGCATTGAGCTCATCTTTCTGGCCCGGGGGGACTCTGAGAACAACATCTTCACCACGGAGCGCCTGGTTACCATCCATGAGGTTGAACGTAAGATCATGGATCACCCTCGCTTCCGGGAGTTCTGCTGGAAGCCCCACGAGGTCCTGAAGGACCTGCCCTTGGGCTCCTACTCCTACTgttcccctcccagctccctcatgACTTACTTCTTTCCCAcggagagaggagggaagatttacTACGATGGTATGGGACAAGACCTTGCTGATATCCAAG GGTCCTTGGAGCTGGCCATGACCCACCCCGAGTTCTACTGGTATGTAGATGAGGGTTTGTCTGCTGAGAACAAGAAGAGCTCCCTGCTGCGGAGCGAGATCCTCTTTGGGGCACCACTGCCCAACTATTACTCAGTGGAGGATCGCTGGGAGGAGCAGCGCCACAAGTTCCAGAACTTTGTCGTCACCTACGTGGCCATGCTGGCCAAGCAGTCCACAAG CAAAGTCCAGGTGCTGTATGGAGGGACGGATTTGTTTGACTATGAAGTGAGGAGGACATTCAACAACGACATGTTGCTGGCCTTCATCAGCAGTAGCTGCATAGCTGTCCTGGTTTACATCCTTACCTCCTGCTCAG tgTTCCTGTCATTCTTTGGCATCGCCAGTATTGGACTGAGCTGTCTGGTGGCTCTGTTCCTGTACCACGTCGTTTTTGGGATCCAGTACTTGGGCATACTCAATGGTGTGGCTGCCTTTGTCATTGTGGGGATTG gGGTTGATGATGTCTTTGTGTTCATCAACACCTACCGCCAAGCCACCCACCTCAAAGACCTGCGGCTGCGCATGATCCACACAATCCAGACAGCAGGGAAGGCCACCTTCTTCACTTCCCTGACCACAGCTGCAGCTTATGCTGCCAACATCTTCTCTCAG ATCCCAGCTGTGCATGATTTTGGACTCTTCATGTCGCTGATTgtgtcctgctgctgggtggCTGTGCTCTTTACCATGCCAGCTGCTCTCGGAATATGGACTCTTTATGTGTCCCCACTAGAGAGCTCCTGCCAAACCAG CTGCAGTCAGAAGTGCACCAAGAAGAGTGCTTTGCACCTGGCTGAGGATCTCTTCGTTGCCTCAGAGGGCACCTCCAGAGCAGGCCGAGAGACGCTGCCCTACCTCGATGATGACATCCCACTGCTCAGTGTGGAGGAGGAGCCTG TCTCCCTGGAAATGGGGGATGTTCCCTTGGTATCTGTGATGCCAGAAAATCTGCAGCTGCCTGTGGAGAAGAGCAACCGAGGTCATCTGATAGCTCATCTCCAGGAGCTTCTGGAGCACTGGGTGCTGTGGTCTGCAGTGAAGAGCAGATGGGTGATTGTGG GGCTCTTTCTCCTCGTTTTGCTCCTGTCCATTTTCTTTGCCAGTCGCCTCCGTCCAGCTAGCCGTGCTCCAGTCCTGTTCCGGCCAGACACCAACATCCAGGTGCTGCTAGACCTGAAATACAACCTGAGTGCTGAAGGCATCTCCTGCATTACCTGCTCAG GTTTGTTTCAGGAAAAGCCCCACAGTTTGCAGAACAACTTCCGAACATccttggagaaaaagaagagaggctCTGGATCACCCTGGGGAAGTAAAGGGAGCATAACTGATACAGGGCAGCAAG atctgcagGGGACTGTGTATATCTCCAAGTCCAGAAGCAAAGGAAGGCCAGCCATCTACAGATTCTCTCTCAATGCCAGCATCCCTGCCCCCTGGCAGATGGTGTCACCGGGAGATGGAGAGGTGCCTTCATTCCAG GTGTATAGAGTGCCTTTCGGTAACTTCACCAGGAAGCTGACAGCTTGTGTGTCCACAGTAGGGCTGCTTAAGCAGACGAGCCCCAGGAAGTGGATGATGACTACCTTGTCCTGTGATAGCAAGAGAGGCTGGAAGTTCGACTTCAGTTTCTACGTGGCCGCCAAGGAGCAGCAGCGAACACG GAAGCTGTATTTTGCCCAATCACACAAGCCTCCTTACCATGGCCGAGTGTGTGTGGCACCTCCTGGTTGTCtcctcagctccagcccagATGGACCCACCAAAGGCATCCTTTATGTTCCCAGTGAGAAAG CAGCACCCAAAGCAAGGCTCTCGGCGACTTCTGGGTTTAATCCTTGCATGAACACGGGCTGCGGGAAGCCAGCAGTGCGACCACTGGTGGACACGGGCGCCATGGTGTTCGTCGTCTTTGGCATCCGAGGGGTGAATCGTACCAAGCACTCGGACAACCACGTCATCGCAGACATG GGCAGCGTTATCTACGATGACAGCTTCGACCTCTTCAAAGAGATTGGCAACCTGTGTCGCCTCTGCAAAGCCATCGCCAGCAACACTGAGCTTGTGAAGCCAGGAGGGGCTCAGTGCCTGCCCTCGG gTTATAGCATCTCCTCCTTTCTGCAGATGTTGCACCCTGAGTGCAAGAACATCCCTGAGCCGAACCTGCTGCCTGGACAGCTCTCTCACGGGGCAGTGGGAGTGAAGGATGGGAAGGTGCAGTGGATCTCCATGGCATTTGAATCA ACAACCTACAAAGGGAAATCTTCCTTCCAGACGTATGCGGATTATCTGAAATGGGAGacattcctgcagcagcaactCCAGCTCTTCCCAGAGGGTTCTGCTCTCCGTCATGGTTTCCAGACCTGTGAGCACTGGAAGCAGATCTTCATGGAGATTATAG GAGTGCAGAGTGCCCTGTATGGTCTCATCCTTTCGCTGGTTATTTGTGTGGCTGCAGTGGCAGTGTTCACCACTcacatcctcctcctgctgccagtgctgctcagcattttAG GTGTGGTCTGCCTGGTGGTGACCATCATGTACTGGTCTGGCTGGGAAATGGGGGCTGTGGAAGCCATTTCTCTGTCCATCCTCGTTGGCTCTTCTGTCGATTACTGCGTGCACTTGGTGGAGGGCTACCTGCTGGCAGGGGAAAACCTGCCGCTGCACCACGCAGAG GACCCCACAGCCTGCCGCCAGTGGAGGACGATTGAAGCTATCCGTCACGTGGGCGTAGCAATTGTCTCGAGTGCTGTCACCACCGTGATTGCCACCGTCCCGCTCTTCTTCTGCATCATTGCCCCTTTCGCCAAGTTTGGGAAGATTGTGGCCCTCAACACGGCAGTCTCCATCCTGTACACGCTGActgtgagcacagccctgctgagcatCATGGGGCCCGGCACCTTCACCCGGAGCAGGACTTCCTGCCTCAAGGCTGTGGCAGGGGTGCTTCTCGCTGGCCTGCTGGGTCTATGCATCTGCCTTGCCCTGCTAAAGGGTGGATTTAAGATCCCTCTCCCTAATGGGACAGCCCTGTAG